Proteins encoded together in one Urocitellus parryii isolate mUroPar1 chromosome 3, mUroPar1.hap1, whole genome shotgun sequence window:
- the LOC113177170 gene encoding coatomer subunit zeta-2-like: protein MEVVLLKPSLYTIKAVFILDNDEPQLLATYYDDTFPSMKEQMVFEKNVFNKTSRTESEIAFSRGMTIVYKSSIDLFLYVVGSSHENENVEKRWLLENMDGAFLVLGEIVDGSVILESDPQQVIQKVLQSAKEQIKWLLLK from the exons atggaggtggtgctgttg AAACCTTCCCTCTACACCATCAAGGCTGTTTTCATCCTAGATAATGATGAGCCACAGCTTCTGGCCACGTATTATGATGACACATTCCCATCCATGAAGGAGCAGATGGTTTTTGAGAAAAATGTCTTCAACAAGACCAGTAGGACTGAGAGTGAGATCGCATTTTCCCGGGGCATGACCATCGTCTACAAGAGCAGCATTGACCTCTTCCTGTATGTGGTGGGCTCATCCCATGAGAACGAGAATGTGGAGAAGCGCTGGTTGCTGGAGAACATGGATGGAGCCTTCTTGGTGCTGGGTGAGATTGTGGATGGCAGTGTGATTCTGGAGAGTGACCCTCAGCAAGTAATCCAGAAA GTTCTCCAGTCTGCCAAGGAACAAATTAAATGGTTGTTACTGAAATGA